A segment of the Candidatus Eisenbacteria bacterium genome:
GGCCGGATGCTCACCGAGAATGCCAGCGGCGCAGGTTCCTCCACACCCGTGACGTTCGGCACGAACTCGGCCCTGACTACCTTGTAACCACCCATTGTCAGCTGGAGCGGATTGCTGGTGCCGGATGCGTCTCCCAGCCACTGATTGAACTTGAAGCCTTGGTTGGGCTGCGCCACCACTGTCGCGACTTCGCTGGAGTTCCAGCACCACTTGGACGTGGTGATCGATCCGTTGGTCCCGCCACCGTCAAGGAGGAACCCGCCTCCGAAGTCGAGCCTGTACGCCGTATCGAGCTGCACGTCGAACGTGCCGCCGCCGAATATCAATACGAGATCGTCATCGGGATCGTAGGCAATGGCGGGACTAGGGATGCTTCCAAGCGTCGCCCCACCAGACCAGTTCTGCGACCAGAGCGGCTGATCCGCATCGAGCTTGAAGTCGAGAGTGGTGACGTGGCCGGACCAATCGCTCTTCAAAAAGATCGCTCGGTCACGAATGGGGTCGTAAAGAGCTGGCCCAAAAATCCCCTTGGAAGCACCCCACGGGTTCAGGTTCGTCCACGTGGGCGTCCCGGATAGCGACAGCGCCCACGCGCCGTCGGAACTCGCAGAACTCGACATGACAACCATGCGATCGCGCACCGGGTCGTAGATCGCCCCCGCCACCGTTCCCGCAGGGGGGCCAGTGCCGAGAGGGAAGACCTGCGTCCAGGTCGGTGTTCCGGCGAGCGTCAGCTGCCAGACATCACTCTGTGGCGTGTTGCAAAGCTGGCCGCACCGCACGCTCCCACCGAAAAGGAGCATCCGATCGCGGAGAGGATCGTAGATGACCCCAGCGCCCGATCGTCCAGATGGAGGAGTCCCTGCGGTCACGATCTGCGACCAGGTCGAAGGACCTCCCCCAAGCGGGAGGGCAAAGAGATTCGAGTGGTACGAACCAAAGCCCGATGTACCTCCGAAGGTGACAAAGCGATCCCGCACCGGGTCGTAAAAGGATCTGACGTCCCACTGCCCACCCGATCCTGGGGACACCTCCGTCCAGGTCGGCGCGGGGTTCATGGTCAGGCCCCAGGTGTCTCCGATTGGAAATCCTGAATTCCTGATTCCGCCGTAAATCAAGAAGCGATGGCGCACGGGATCCCAGATGGCCGCGGCGAACCTCCGAGGAGGTGGCTTGGTTCCCGTCGGAGGCACCAGTGACCACCCACCACAGGTGGGCGGTGGGATCGTGAAGTTGGCTGTCACGTTCATATTGCCGGTCACCGTCATCATGACGGGGTTATCCGTGCTGGTCACATCGCCGCTCCAGGCGCTGAACTGGTATCCGGTGATTGGATTGGCCGTGAGTGTGACCATCGACCCCGTCGCATAGAACGACTGGTTCGGACTCTTGGTGACGGTGCCGGTCCCCACCGGTGACACGGACGTCGTGACCGTGTTGGCATCGAAGGTCGCCGTGATGTTCTTCGGCCCGTCGACAATGATCGTCAGGGGGTTTTCGCTACCGCTCGCGTCGCCGCTCCATCCCACGAAGGGCACATTCGAGCTGGCGGTCAGCGTCACTTGTGTTCCGGGAGCATAGGTTGGCTGGTTGGGGCTCTTCGAGACCGTGCCGCTACCGGTAGGGACGACCGTCACGTTCACCGGGTATCCGACGAAGTTGGCAGTGATGCTCTTGCTCGAGCTCATCGTGACGGTAAGCGGATTCGTGGTTCCGCTCGCATCACCACTCCAGTGCGAGAACCCATAACCGAATCCGGCAAAGGCCGTTAGGGTCACCATGGTTTCAGGAGCGAAGCAACGTCCGCTGGGACTCTGCTGGATGGTCCCAGCAGCGACGGGCGAGACTGAGAGACTGAGAGAGTAAGTCCCGGCTGGGAACGACAGGGCGACCACGTCGTTACGCATCGAGCCCGCGGACCCGCACGCCACGGCCCAGCGATCGTTGCCAGTGTCGAATGCGGCACCAGCGCCCTGCCTACCCACTGGAGCAGAACCCACCAACTGGAGCGTGCCCCAGGAAGGGGAACCACCCAGGCTCAAGTACTGCGTCGACATTGGATTTTCGCTGGCGACGAGCATGGCGTCCCGGGAGGGATCGTAAACGGCCACATGATTGGCAGCTGTGGTCGGTGTGCCTTCAGCCGTAACCGTGCTCCAAGTGGGTGTGCCTGCGAGTGCTAAGGCCCAGACCGTCGCGTCACTGTTCAGCCCACCGAATACCAGCATTCGGTTGCGGGGCGCATCGAACACCGCGCTGTGTTGCCAATGAAGTGGCGGCGGACCTCC
Coding sequences within it:
- a CDS encoding kelch repeat-containing protein, yielding MLIFGGINTGASPAYDGNVWSLSLGATPTLSLINTSGTPPLGRLSPSMIYDASRDRIVIFGGNASTNGSTAGLLMNDVWTLNLSGTPTWAQLSPAGTPPAIRYYHTAIYDGTRDRMVVFAGRNNNNIVLNDVWALSFSGTPTWTQVTPSGTPPPIREAHSAVYDGPRDRMVVFGGIDPALSGQKNDTWALSLSGSGSWTQIVPNGGPPPMRYGHTAIVDAPRDRMLMFAGVGDAGQFTDVWSLSFTNPIKWTDLSPNGPTPSPPMFYFASVYDPLRSRMVSFDKDDFWALAITNNSTSWSQLLVTGNLPNRRSETTVIYDAPRQRLVMFGGADGTNRFNDVWAYALTGGGGWTELLPTGTPPSPREAHTAVFDPVGNRMVVYGGAANSGGLNDVWSLSLSGTAAWTQLTPSGTPPVTRWQHSAILDAPRNRMVIYGGIGGPSQGDVLGDVWALSLGGSTTWTPLSPTGGPPPLHWQHSAVFDAPRNRMLVFGGLNSDATVWALALAGTPTWSTVTAEGTPTTAANHVAVYDPSRDAMLVASENPMSTQYLSLGGSPSWGTLQLVGSAPVGRQGAGAAFDTGNDRWAVACGSAGSMRNDVVALSFPAGTYSLSLSVSPVAAGTIQQSPSGRCFAPETMVTLTAFAGFGYGFSHWSGDASGTTNPLTVTMSSSKSITANFVGYPVNVTVVPTGSGTVSKSPNQPTYAPGTQVTLTASSNVPFVGWSGDASGSENPLTIIVDGPKNITATFDANTVTTSVSPVGTGTVTKSPNQSFYATGSMVTLTANPITGYQFSAWSGDVTSTDNPVMMTVTGNMNVTANFTIPPPTCGGWSLVPPTGTKPPPRRFAAAIWDPVRHRFLIYGGIRNSGFPIGDTWGLTMNPAPTWTEVSPGSGGQWDVRSFYDPVRDRFVTFGGTSGFGSYHSNLFALPLGGGPSTWSQIVTAGTPPSGRSGAGVIYDPLRDRMLLFGGSVRCGQLCNTPQSDVWQLTLAGTPTWTQVFPLGTGPPAGTVAGAIYDPVRDRMVVMSSSASSDGAWALSLSGTPTWTNLNPWGASKGIFGPALYDPIRDRAIFLKSDWSGHVTTLDFKLDADQPLWSQNWSGGATLGSIPSPAIAYDPDDDLVLIFGGGTFDVQLDTAYRLDFGGGFLLDGGGTNGSITTSKWCWNSSEVATVVAQPNQGFKFNQWLGDASGTSNPLQLTMGGYKVVRAEFVPNVTGVEEPAPLAFSVSIRPNPTTGPAEIAYALPKEARVRLSVFDIAGREVARLVDGLEP